The genomic interval CGGATGTAGGGCGAACAATAAGTTCTTCTTCCAGTTTCGCATCCGGATCTACAATGACTCCTTTACCATCCGGATCGTTTTTCAATCTGTAGTGCGTAACAACTGCACACTCTTTTGCGAAGCCTTCCACATGTGAGGCTTCTTTACTCAGATAAGATTTTGGGATGAATAAAGGAAAATAAGCATTGGAATGACCAGTTTCCTTAAACATATCATCCAGCGCCCGCTGCATTTTTTCCCAGATAGAATAACCATAGGGTTTTATTACCATACAGCCTCTAACTGCCGAGTTTTCAGCCAAATCGGCTCTTTTTACTAGTTCATTGTACCATTCGGAGTAGTTTTCACTTCGGGTTGGTAAGGCTTTACTCATTCTTAGGATTATTTTGTAAATGAAAAGGAGTATAACGATGCGTAATACAGTCTTTTTTTAGAAGTTGCAAAGATAGTTTTTTATGTTAACTTTGGAATTAATGTAACTGCAATGATGTTTAATTCGTATTAATGGAACGAAATTTATATGTTCATTATAGATCAAATTTTAACCCTTTAAAGCCATGAAAATGATGAATGGAGCAAAATATTTGTCTTTATTAGTGCTGCTGGGAGCTTGGGGATGTACAAAGAGTCAATATTCTGGCAGTGGCTATGATGACCTCTATGGTGGAAACCCAAATTCTGGAGTAGTAATCAGAGATCAGAATGGAAACCAGGAATATTCCCGCACGGACAATCCGGATTATACAAGTACCCAGGATCCCAATGCCGGAACGAGCGATTATTATGATGATACATATCTTTCATCACGCGGTGTTCAGCGTCAGCTATCCTCAAACAGTGTAGGTTACAATGCTGGCTTTGCAGACGGTTACAGCCAGGCAACTACCAGATACTCCAACAATTACAATAGCGGTTTGGGCTCTTACTGGCCTGGAAGTTCAGTCAATATAGGTTTTGGAAGCATGTTTGGTATGCGTTCATATCTAGGTCTTGGATTCGGAATGGGATCTATGTTAGGATATTCACCTTTCGGTTATGGCAGTATGATGGGTTATAGTCCTTTTGGATACAGCCCATTTGGATATAGTCCATTCGGATATGGCGGATTTGGAAGTATGTATGGCTATGGCAGCAGCATGTATGGCTACGGTTTATATGATAGTTATTATGGTGGTTTTGGAGGCTACGGATATAATCCATGGGCTTACAGTTATCCCGTTGTAATTGTGAACAACAATTATGAAAGACAGGGTTTAACCCGTACTTATGGACCGCGCGGAACGAGTGGCAGTGCAAGAAATACTGACCGTTACAATTCAGGATTTGTAAATTCCCGTTCCAACTCAACAGGTTCTGATCGCGGATCAAGGAGATCTGCATACAATGGAAGCGATACTTACAGCTCGCCAAGATCTTCAAGATCAGAACGTAGTAGTAATTCATATACAGGAGGAAGAACCAGTACTGAATCGACTGGTGCCCGTAGTTATTCAAGAAGCGCAGGTGAAGGAAATGATGTTTATTATGCACGCCCTCGTTCGTCATCGTCAAGTAACTATTCTACTGATGGTCTGAGTTCAGGTAATTCATCACGTTCTACAAGAAACAGCAGCTCATACAGTGCTCCATCTTATAGTTCGCCGTCATCATCATACAGTGCTCCTTCAAGAAGTCAGTCTAATTACAGTACGCCGTCGCGCAGCAGCAGTTCTTATTCTGCTCCTGGCAGAAGCAGTGAATCTTACAGCGCTCCTTCAAGGAGTTACAGTGCACCAAGCCCAAGTTATAGCGCACCATCCAGAAGTTACAGTGCACCGAGTGCGCCATCTGGTGGTGGAGGTGGCGGTGGACGTTCTTCGTCAAGAGGTCCGAGATAATTGTATCTGAAAGTTATAAGTAAGAAATATAAGATTTATTTAACCCTGCAAAATGTCATAATTTTGCAGGGTTTTCGTTTAAATTGAAGACGTAATTTATTAGTAATTTTAAATTGAACATGACAAAATCAGGAGTTTATGCCGGTTTTATATTGAGTATATTTATTTCTGTTCCGGTCGTTGCACAGTATGCAGGTGATGCCTTCCGGTATTCAGAGATCAATCAAACGGGTACAGCCCGTTTTCAGGGATTAGGCGGTAACCATGCAGCATTGGGAGGGGATGCAAGTACTATAAGCGGTAACCCGGCAGGTTTGGGATTTTATAATCGTTCGGAGTTTTCAATTAGTCCGGCAGTTGCCAATATCAATACAGACAGCAGATATATTGACAGACTCACCACTGATGGAAAGTCGAATTTTAATTTGTCCAATGCCTCATTAGTAATTTCCAGCAAACCAGGATTCCAAAGGAAGTGGAAACGTTCTTCACTGGGAATTTCCTTTTCCCGTCAGCAATCTTTTCAAAACAGATTCAGCTACTCCGGATTGAATAATAAAAGTGCTTACGTGGACAAAGTAGTAGAAGATGCCGACGCCGTGGGCTGGAAAGATAAGGATTACGAAGACGAGTATGCTGATAATAATCAAAGCATACAGTATCTGGATCATGCCTACTATTATCAGAAAATGATTTACCCAACTAAGTTTGTTTCTACCACAGAAGGATATGGTCCTCCATACGCACGCGATGACAGAAATAATCCAACAGATCAAACAGGTGAATTTGAATCGAAAGGTGCTAATACGCAATGGACATTTACATATGCAGGAAATTATGATGATAAACTATACATTGGTGGATCTGTTGGTTTTAATAGAATCAAATATTCTTATTTCCACACTCTATAGGATATTTATACGAATCCAACGGTTTTTCGTTCATCTATAAAGGGAGAGGATCTTACTGTAACCGGAAATGGTATTAATGCGACTCTGGGTATTATTTATAAGGTTTCGCCGATTATCCAATTTGGCGGTTCTCTTACTACTCCAACTTTTATGAGAATTAATGAAACGTTTAATCAAAACCTCACTACTGATTATATTCCAGGATCGCTTAATGATGACCAGGGAAGAGATATAGGTCCAACTGGCAATTTTGTGGCCTTGGTTCCACGGGATTTTAAATATTCAATCATTAGCCCATTAAGAGGATCAGCAGGAGTTACATACTTTTTTACCGATAAAGGATTTATTACCGGCTCATTAGAGTATGTCGGATATTCAGGAATGCGAGCGCGTACCAAATACAGCACTGTTGCAAACGAGAATAAGGATTTTAATGAATCAAGCAAAATTGAAATAAAGGATACTTATAAAAGTGGTATAAATGCACGTGTAGGTGGAGAATACAGGGCAGGATTATTTCGTGGAAGGCTTGGACTTGCTTATCTTTCAGACCCTTACAAAGATTTAAATGATGGAATTAATAGAAGTAAATTACTTTTTTCAGCAGGAGCGGGTGTCCGGAATGATCGTTTTTTTGCAGATGTATCAGGAACCGTTTCTACTTTTAAATCAGCTTACACTCCATATGTGCTTAACAATGCACAGGATTATTCTTCTGTTGATATATCAAATCGTACTTTTAATGTTATGCTGACCGTAGGAACATTCTTTTAAAAAAAATACTGTTATAAAAAACCGGAACCCATTTTTGAGTTCCGGCTTTTTTACAACAGTACAGTTAGCGCTTCTAAAATATTACCTACATCAATTTCTCCTTTTATAATAAGATCTGCCTGTGAATAATAAGGCAGTCTTTCAATAATTTTTAGCTTTAATGCATTTTCTAAGGAAGCTGCTCCTGATAAAACCGGCCTGTCGTCTTTTCCATGATTTTCTATTCTTTTAGCCAGGTCAGTTGCTGAAACATCAAGAAAAATGCTGATTCCCAGATTTTTAATGAAATCCATATTATCATAAAAACAAGGCGTTCCACCTCCCGAAGCCAAAACGACATTACTTTCCGGTGCTATTTCTTTTAAGATC from Dyadobacter sp. NIV53 carries:
- a CDS encoding shikimate kinase, translated to MKNIILIGMMSSGKSTLGKKLSRSLGYRFVDLDKLIEKDQGCDISTIFSQKGETYFREVESRILKEIAPESNVVLASGGGTPCFYDNMDFIKNLGISIFLDVSATDLAKRIENHGKDDRPVLSGAASLENALKLKIIERLPYYSQADLIIKGEIDVGNILEALTVLL